A genomic segment from Bos taurus isolate L1 Dominette 01449 registration number 42190680 breed Hereford chromosome 1, ARS-UCD2.0, whole genome shotgun sequence encodes:
- the LOC101905125 gene encoding prefoldin subunit 4-like, translating to MHTNFSLNILPSFNLISVLIIALKLMFTKMAATMKKTAAEDVNITFEDQQKIKKFAQNTSRITELKEEIEVKKKQLQNLEDVCEDIMLADDNFLMTPYHIGDVFINHSQEETQEMLEEAKKNLQEETDALESRMESIQWVLADLKVQFSCSVMSDSFCNPMNHSRPGLPVHHQLPESIQTHVH from the coding sequence ATGCATACcaatttttcacttaacattttaCCATCCTTTAATCTTATTTCTGTTCTAATCATAGCTTTAAAACTCATGTTTACCAAGATGGCAGCCACCATGAAGAAGACAGCTGCAGAAGATGTCAATATCACTTTTGAAGAtcaacaaaagataaaaaaatttgcACAGAATACAAGTAGAATCACAGAgctgaaggaagaaatagaagtaaaaaagaaacaactccAAAATTTAGAAGATGTCTGTGAGGACATCATGCTTGCAGATGACAACTTCTTAATGACACCTTATCACATTGGCGATGTTTTCATTAATCATTCTCAAGAAGAAACACAAGAAATGttagaagaagcaaagaaaaatttgCAAGAAGAAACTGACGCCTTAGAATCCAGAATGGAATCAATTCAGTGGGTGTTAGCAGatttgaaagttcagttcagttgctcagtcatgtccgactctttttgcaaccccatgaatcacagcaggccaggtctccctgtccatcaccaactcccagagtctatccaaacccacgtccattga